The window CGCCGTATTGTATATCGATCCCGAGCCCTCGAATACGACCTTCGTATACTCCAGACGGGTACCAGGTGAGGCCGTTGCCGTATGAAGCCATCGAGCTTGACCGTTAGATTGGCCCCCTGCCCTCGTCACCCATGCCGAAGAGTATCCGAGGCCCGAGAGCCTGAATTCACAAGACGAGTAGGTGAAGTTGCAGGGTCAGGGGACCTGGACCCAGTCTACATGAATAGGGGACAACCTTGAAGCTCAACCATGTCGGGATCGATGTCAGCGCCAAGACCTTTACCGCGATCATCGATCACGGGGGGACACGCACCGAGGCCTTCGAACTACCGAACGACTCCAAGGGTCACAAGAAACTGATCCGGATGGCCACGAGGAAGGGCTTCAGCGCCAGGGTGGTCCTGGAAGCCACCGGCGTTTACAGCCTCGACCTGGCGCTGGCTCTGCACAGGGCCGAGCGAGTCGAAGTCATGGTCGCCAACCCGCGAACGATCGGTCAGTTTGCAGGGGCGTACCTGCGCAGATCCAAGACCGACACCATCGACGCAGGGATCATCGTCGAGTTCGCCATCCGGATGGAGTTCGATCCCTGGGTCCCGCCAGAGCCCCATGCGTTTGACCTCAGAGCCATTTCACGCCGGATCGAGGGCCTCATCAAGATGGCTACTCAGGAGAAGAACCGCCTGCACGCAGCCTCCAGCTTCGACGAGATGAGCGACATCGTCCGCAACGACATCGAGGTAAACATCAGGCATCTAGAGCGGCGCGTGGGCCAGATGCGAGAGCAAGCGCGCAGACTCATCGCAGAGCATTCTGACCTCGAGTGCGCCTTCGGGCACATTACCTCAGTGAAGGGCATCGCAGAGGCAGCCGGGATCCAGATCCTGGCCGAGCTTGCCGTACTCCCTGAAGGCATGGACGTGCGTCAGTGGGTTGCACACGCAGGGCTGGATCCACGCGTGTTCCAATCTGGCACCTCGGTCAACAAGCCTGCACGAATCAGCCGGCAGGGCAACGTCCACATCCGCAGAGCGCTCTTCCTGCCAGCAATCGTTGCCGCACAGCACGAGCCGCACGTCACCGCCTTCTACCAGAAGCTCCTCGGCAGAGGCAAAACCAAGATGCAGGCGAATGTCGCAGTGATGCGAAAGCTGCTGCACGCCATCCACGGGATGATCAAGCACGACAAGGACTTCGAAGGAGAGAAATTCTATGCGATCGGGGCTTGACCGCGAATAGAGTATCTAACGGATCGGCGTTAACCGGCGAAGGAACAGGCCGCCGGTGTCACGCCGAGCCAGTGAAGGTTGATACCAACAGGCTAACAGATGGTTGCGCCGAACTGTTTCTTCGTCCGGTTCAACGGCTTGTTGGGCAGCACCGGCGCTACGAGCCTCTCTGGGAGAGCGCCGCTGTGATCTCGGGATGAGCCGCAAGCTCTTCTGCCGACATGGATACCTGTAGCGCATTCGCGAAGACCCAAAGCAGATCGGAGTCCGACTCTGCCTGGAACTCCTCGAGGAGAGCTGCCTTCGCTAGCTCTCCGATGTCCGGCACCGAAAGAGCCCGAACTATGCCTTCACGAACCCGCGGGAGGTGGGAAACGCCAAGATGGCGAACAAGTACCGGGTACGCGTTCCCGTACGGTCCCGTGAATCTCCGGTTGAGCACCGGATGAGGTTCGTTGTTCACTAGGTCCCACACCGATTCGACTGCGTAGCCGACGGCCTGCAGCTCCGATACCAGGTCGGCTTCGTCTCTGGCGTAGAACTGCGCTCGATACCGGAGTTGTCGCTCACGTTCGTCACGGGCGGCAACCCACTTGGGATCGGCTTCGAGTTCGCGCATCAGCTCGGCGGCGGTCTTGGATTCGCGTTTCGGCACGAGGTGCTGCCCAACGGATCGGCGTTCAGCGGCTGGCGGCGACCTGCCTGCGAGCCAGTGAACACCCAGATGAAACGCAGTGTACCACGGTCAGGAACGCCGCCGCTTCAGCCAGTCCGACTGCAACGGCATGTTGGACGGCGCGCACTCTGGTTCTCATTGTCGCACGAGACGGATTGGGACCGTTCTGCAGGTTTCGCCAGTCAAGAATCCGGTCTCCTTGTCGGTACCCCACCAGAAACGGACAAGCCGGTCGGCAAGCTCATACTTTTCCCGAAGGAGCCTATGGACCTCAGCGTCCGCTCCTCGATCGGGAGACGCGAGGTACCTGTGCTCGGTTCCATCTCGATTGATGGTGATGAGGGATTCTGTTTGGAGGTGCTGGATCCATGGCGCGCCCGACCAACCATGGTGCAGCCATGAGTGCCCCGGCGCATCGACAATCCAGAGCCGCGTCTTGTTTGTCTTTCCGTCGGGCGTCTTCTTGTGCAGAATCACGACGGCTCTGCCGACGTCGATCATGGCTAGGTGGATCGCCGCGTAGCCACCGCAGAGAATCAGTATGACCACCACGGCAATGGCAAGACGTTTCATCCAGGTCTCGCTCCACCTCGGACCGCGCCGTCCAACTACTATTCGACAACCGCGCCCCATGCGCGGCTGAGTCGGATAACGTCCGACCGTCGAAACCATTTTCTCCCAAAGAACAGCTACTTACAAGCCTTTTCGTCTTATTCGGCGCGTTATTGCGACAGTTCGAGTCGCATAAATATTTATCTTGGCAGGCGGGTGGGCGGGTTCTTGTGAAGTCAGAGCCGGTCGAAGGGGCTCTGGACGCCCATGGGGCCGCGGTCGAGGACGTGGGTGGAGATCATTGTCGTCCTCACGTCCTTGTGTCCTTGTGTCCGAGGAGTGTCTGGTCGGTGCGGAGGTCGGCGCCGTCTTCCAGGAGATGGGTCGCAAACGAGTGGCGGAACGTATGAGGTGTGGCCCTCTTGGTCACGTGGGCTCGTGCTGCTGCTCGTCGGGCCGCTCGTTGGATTCCACTCTCGTGAAGGGGGTGGCGGCGGCGGATGCCTGTGGCCTCATGGCGAACTCAATGTGTTCCTGGATGCGGCAGAAGGAAACCACCGAGATCTTCTCCAGGAGGGCTCATCGGGTCGAGCCGGTGACATCCGATACTGATCCTTCAGCAGCACGGGCCCAATCCCGGACAGCGAAACCGGCATACGAGCAGTTTCGCTGTTCGAGATCGATGATCTGGTCAAACTTGCGCGCA of the bacterium genome contains:
- a CDS encoding IS110 family transposase gives rise to the protein MKLNHVGIDVSAKTFTAIIDHGGTRTEAFELPNDSKGHKKLIRMATRKGFSARVVLEATGVYSLDLALALHRAERVEVMVANPRTIGQFAGAYLRRSKTDTIDAGIIVEFAIRMEFDPWVPPEPHAFDLRAISRRIEGLIKMATQEKNRLHAASSFDEMSDIVRNDIEVNIRHLERRVGQMREQARRLIAEHSDLECAFGHITSVKGIAEAAGIQILAELAVLPEGMDVRQWVAHAGLDPRVFQSGTSVNKPARISRQGNVHIRRALFLPAIVAAQHEPHVTAFYQKLLGRGKTKMQANVAVMRKLLHAIHGMIKHDKDFEGEKFYAIGA